A stretch of Eleutherodactylus coqui strain aEleCoq1 chromosome 2, aEleCoq1.hap1, whole genome shotgun sequence DNA encodes these proteins:
- the LOC136610683 gene encoding secreted frizzled-related protein 2-like, producing MTSSIVFLLFTGLLAGLCKAFDIGLSTKCVSIPKELGMCHDLGYTEMRLPNLMGHTTFPEVVSKTAEWHKLLQTGCHPYARMFLCSLFAPVCLDTFIPPCRSMCEVVRDSCAPVLSCYDQSWPDSLNCDRFPAGDDMCLDHFIYKELPKPTCQGCPLIEDSYSYRSALVAFCENDFAVKVKLAKRKFTSGHYEYVTEGPVEFIKQGLLLPYDTRNLIEQWLRINENCAHRMIRHPRSTVYVLAGDIQHDKVVVNRVFHWQKKDSQLTLATRKWRHHKC from the exons ATGACCTCTTCCATTGTCTTCCTGCTCTTTACTGGCCTCCTTGCTGGATTATGCAAGGCATTTGATATTGGATTATCCACAAAATGTGTCTCTATACCTAAAGAATTGGGTATGTGCCATGACCTCGGCTACACTGAGATGAGGCTTCCTAACCTAATGGGGCATACCACCTTTCCTGAAGTTGTGTCCAAGACTGCAGAATGGCACAAGCTTCTACAAACAGGCTGCCACCCATATGCTCGAATGTTCCTGTGTTCCTTGTTTGCTCCAGTCTGCCTTGATAC GTTCATCCCACCTTGTCGTAGTATGTGTGAGGTTGTGAGAGACAGCTGTGCCCCTGTATTATCATGTTATGATCAATCCTGGCCCGACAGCCTGAACTGTGATCGTTTTCCAGCCGGTGACGATATGTGCCTGGACCATTTTATATACAAAG AACTACCCAAACCAACATGCCAAGGTTGTCCACTGATAGAAGACTCCTATTCATACAGAAGTGCATTGGTAGCTTTTTGTGAAAATGACTTTG CTGTGAAAGTAAAGTTGGCGAAAAGAAAGTTTACTTCAGGCCATTATGAATATGTGACTGAGGGCCCAGTAGAATTCATTAAGCAGGGGTTGCTGCTTCCATACGACACACGCAATCTGATCGAACAATGGCTGAGGATCAACGAAAACTGTGCCCATAGGATGATCCGTCACCCCAGGTCTACGGTCTATGTTTTAGCTGGGGACATTCAGCATGATAAAGTTGTAGTTAACAGAGTATTCCACTGGCAGAAGAAGGACTCTCAGCTGACTCTGGCCACCAGGAAATGGAGGCACCATAAATGCTGA